In a single window of the Campylobacter iguaniorum genome:
- a CDS encoding ATP-binding protein, with the protein MNKYTKLKEIFIEENGVFDYVNLDKSTLTYHKILNALQKPLKLILFYGKPGSGKTFLLNKICNDLSSKQKVIFFPQPFFNEKEFINTLYFNIFGQNAQNIDSYEEFMRVFKEKYGSNLDTKTVINPQDQIILLLDEAQLYPDYLIEKIRLMADTRYFKILFTVHKTSSEDVLAKDYFKTRIWESIELTSSNLDEISLYIEKKLLFHDEQAFFSMFKHSQLKLIHKLTNGNLRTLNRLMHKIYEIYEHYEANKPSFINSKYMVTQIIEMAAIDSELLDA; encoded by the coding sequence TGAATAAATATACAAAACTAAAAGAGATATTTATCGAGGAAAATGGCGTATTTGACTATGTAAATCTCGATAAATCAACTCTTACGTATCACAAGATACTAAATGCACTTCAAAAACCGCTGAAGCTCATACTATTTTATGGCAAGCCAGGAAGTGGAAAGACATTTTTGCTAAATAAAATATGTAACGATCTATCTTCTAAACAAAAAGTTATCTTTTTTCCACAACCATTTTTCAATGAAAAAGAGTTTATAAACACGCTTTATTTTAATATATTTGGTCAAAATGCACAAAATATAGATAGCTATGAAGAGTTTATGAGAGTTTTTAAAGAAAAATATGGCTCAAATTTAGACACAAAAACAGTTATAAATCCACAAGATCAGATTATACTTTTGCTTGACGAGGCTCAGCTTTATCCTGATTATTTGATAGAAAAAATAAGGCTTATGGCTGATACAAGATATTTTAAAATACTTTTTACGGTTCATAAGACAAGCAGTGAAGATGTTTTGGCAAAAGATTATTTCAAAACTAGGATTTGGGAGAGCATAGAGCTTACTAGTTCAAATTTAGACGAAATAAGCCTTTATATAGAAAAAAAGCTTCTATTTCACGACGAACAAGCGTTTTTTAGTATGTTCAAACACTCTCAGCTCAAGCTCATCCATAAGCTAACAAATGGAAATTTAAGAACCTTAAATAGGCTTATGCATAAAATTTACGAAATTTATGAGCATTATGAAGCAAATAAACCGTCTTTTATAAACTCAAAATACATGGTAACTCAAATCATAGAGATGGCAGCCATAGACTCGGAGCTACTAGATGCTTGA
- a CDS encoding CDC27 family protein: MLDAYEILELENRWKKYKSKQRKSSYKKYSIFVLILAVIGAGVSGFFAYTTHKENLAKQEIAKLNLQKEVEELKQRAREAKLKLEQQENNVSNTTYEEPSQNLEIVEIQEAPAPKKPIKIEKNITTKEKLTPKLITQKEVEIEENLEFINQIPEVITVEEFASVNEPQITPAKQEIEQKEQDQKQKVIIEVGELNLSIASLKKRFESTNDVKYAIMLANEYYKQNDYQNAMKWAFIINNIDANKAEGWIIFAKAKYKMGKKDDALKVLEALKQKQPSTNVDGLIVQIRTGTL; this comes from the coding sequence ATGCTTGATGCGTATGAAATTTTAGAACTCGAAAATAGATGGAAAAAATACAAATCCAAACAAAGAAAATCATCATATAAAAAATACTCTATATTTGTACTAATTTTAGCAGTAATAGGCGCTGGGGTTAGTGGATTTTTTGCATATACTACGCATAAAGAAAATTTAGCCAAACAAGAGATTGCAAAGCTAAATTTACAAAAAGAAGTTGAAGAACTAAAACAAAGAGCAAGAGAAGCTAAGCTAAAACTAGAACAACAAGAAAATAATGTATCAAATACAACTTATGAAGAGCCAAGCCAAAATTTAGAAATAGTAGAGATACAAGAAGCGCCAGCACCTAAAAAACCTATAAAAATAGAAAAAAATATAACCACAAAAGAGAAGCTAACACCTAAGCTTATCACACAAAAAGAAGTAGAAATAGAAGAAAATTTGGAGTTTATAAACCAAATTCCAGAAGTAATCACCGTAGAAGAGTTTGCGAGCGTAAATGAACCACAAATTACGCCTGCAAAACAAGAAATAGAGCAAAAAGAGCAAGATCAAAAACAAAAAGTCATTATAGAAGTTGGCGAATTAAATTTATCAATAGCATCTTTAAAAAAGCGTTTTGAAAGTACAAATGATGTAAAATACGCCATTATGTTAGCCAATGAATACTATAAACAAAATGACTATCAAAATGCTATGAAATGGGCTTTTATAATAAATAATATAGATGCAAATAAAGCCGAAGGTTGGATCATCTTTGCAAAAGCCAAGTATAAAATGGGTAAAAAAGATGATGCTTTAAAAGTATTAGAAGCATTAAAACAAAAGCAACCGTCCACAAATGTCGATGGGCTTATAGTGCAAATACGAACAGGTACTCTATAA
- a CDS encoding GspE/PulE family protein — MNEEKAISGPEFYQKPVSRENELNPVDKQLLLTLVRDGKLDSSLAISLEPQIIQNGLKNVLLDQNHIQSDDFKFALLDLYRRDRITLFEISERFNIEASDFLRDVAKHFKLEYCDLDSASLDYALAEKIPVFQLRKLGALPIKEDEINVYVAFKNPFDLDSQDRIGHIFNRKLLKVVVCDPASIDKYMSKIELNESIKGIISEIRKDLGSSSTAESDSSGILKLIETILRTAIQNRASDIHIEPAENNCIVRSRIDGMLTESFVFDKDIYPPLVSRIKLLSNMDIAERRKPQDGRFSAQILNKEYDFRISTLPILNGESIVLRILDKSKVIISLENLGMHPDNFSKFKNAMHQPYGIILVTGPTGSGKTTTLYGALNDIKSVEKKIITVEDPVEYQLNLIQQVHVNEKAGLTFSLALRSILRQDPDIIMIGEIRDQETLRIAVQAALTGHLVFSTLHTNDAISAITRIIDMGIESYLVSGALVAIEAQRLVRRLCPHCKQKTVLPENTLNSIKKYLPQNYEFYKSVGCEECSQTGFLGREMISEILPISDHISSKIAVGASKEELKKIAYEEGFIDMFSDGIIRAARGITTIEEVYRVAKT, encoded by the coding sequence ATGAATGAAGAAAAAGCTATATCCGGACCTGAATTTTACCAAAAACCAGTCTCGAGAGAGAACGAGCTAAATCCAGTAGATAAGCAGCTGCTACTCACTTTAGTAAGAGATGGGAAGCTAGATAGCTCACTGGCGATATCCTTAGAGCCACAAATCATACAAAATGGGCTAAAAAATGTTTTATTAGATCAAAATCACATCCAAAGCGATGATTTTAAATTTGCCCTGCTTGATCTATATAGAAGAGATAGAATAACACTTTTTGAAATCTCTGAACGCTTTAACATAGAAGCAAGCGACTTTTTAAGAGACGTGGCAAAGCACTTTAAACTTGAGTATTGCGACTTAGATAGTGCTAGTTTGGATTATGCTTTAGCAGAAAAGATACCAGTTTTTCAGCTAAGAAAACTAGGCGCTCTACCGATAAAAGAAGATGAGATAAATGTATATGTCGCATTCAAAAATCCATTTGATCTAGACTCTCAAGATAGAATCGGACATATATTTAATAGAAAATTACTTAAAGTTGTCGTCTGTGATCCAGCTTCTATAGACAAATATATGAGTAAAATCGAGCTAAATGAGAGCATAAAAGGCATTATCTCTGAGATCAGAAAAGACCTTGGTAGCTCAAGTACGGCTGAGAGCGACAGCAGCGGTATCTTAAAGCTCATCGAAACCATACTAAGAACCGCCATACAAAATAGAGCGAGCGATATACACATCGAACCAGCAGAAAACAACTGCATAGTAAGAAGCAGAATCGATGGTATGCTTACTGAGAGTTTTGTCTTTGATAAAGACATTTACCCACCACTAGTGAGCCGTATAAAGCTTCTATCAAATATGGATATTGCTGAGCGTAGAAAGCCACAAGATGGGCGTTTTTCGGCTCAAATTTTAAACAAAGAGTATGATTTTCGTATTTCGACTTTGCCTATTTTAAATGGCGAAAGCATCGTTTTAAGAATACTTGATAAATCAAAAGTCATCATTAGTCTTGAAAATCTTGGAATGCATCCAGATAATTTTTCTAAATTTAAAAACGCAATGCATCAGCCTTATGGCATAATCTTAGTTACTGGACCTACAGGTAGCGGTAAAACAACAACTCTATATGGCGCATTAAATGATATAAAAAGCGTCGAAAAGAAGATTATCACCGTCGAAGATCCGGTCGAATATCAGCTAAATTTGATCCAACAAGTTCATGTAAATGAAAAAGCTGGACTTACATTTTCTTTAGCACTTAGATCTATTCTTCGTCAAGATCCAGATATTATAATGATAGGTGAGATAAGAGATCAAGAGACATTGCGTATAGCAGTCCAAGCAGCACTTACTGGACACTTAGTGTTTTCTACACTTCACACAAATGACGCTATTTCAGCAATTACTAGAATAATCGATATGGGTATAGAAAGCTACCTTGTAAGTGGGGCTTTAGTAGCTATAGAGGCTCAAAGACTCGTAAGAAGATTGTGTCCACACTGCAAGCAAAAAACAGTTTTGCCAGAAAACACATTGAATAGTATCAAAAAATATCTACCACAAAATTATGAGTTTTACAAAAGCGTAGGATGTGAAGAGTGCTCGCAAACTGGATTTTTAGGCAGAGAGATGATAAGCGAAATACTGCCAATCAGTGATCATATTTCATCAAAAATAGCAGTTGGCGCCTCAAAAGAAGAGCTTAAAAAGATAGCTTATGAAGAGGGTTTTATCGATATGTTTAGCGACGGTATCATCAGAGCAGCGCGTGGTATAACAACCATCGAAGAAGTTTATAGAGTAGCTAAAACATGA
- a CDS encoding type II secretion system F family protein has protein sequence MRVYEVEQIINYKRQKVFIRAENLTEAREIASKNNQGIIIKITQTKNIPLDMQIAELKEQFGKSMRFSKIKIPGLVASIRQLSVMTNAGISIHDSIKEVAKSTTDKKLKMIFEGANNDLNAGMSLTESLMAYEKDLGNIVIAMVRLGEEAGNLAEALKKLADILQEVWNNQVKFKKAIRYPITVVVAIALAFIVLMVFVVPKFRDIFEQLNATLPLPTRILLGIESGINNYGEYLLIGFIAFVFLIKKIYQKNDTFKSIVDRYVLKIYLIGGIIFYSTMSRFSLVFAELIKAGIPIAEALDTACMTIQNSYMKNKMLSVKQNVQRGNSLNDSFKDTGLYESMLIQMISAGEKSGSLDSMLEKVTDYYKEKFDNIIDNIASYIEPILLVFIAAMVILLGLGIFMPMWDMANAVR, from the coding sequence ATGAGAGTTTACGAAGTAGAACAGATCATCAACTACAAACGCCAAAAGGTATTTATAAGGGCTGAAAACTTAACTGAAGCTAGAGAAATAGCCTCTAAAAATAATCAAGGCATTATAATAAAAATAACCCAAACAAAAAATATACCTTTAGATATGCAAATCGCAGAGCTAAAAGAGCAATTTGGTAAGTCTATGAGATTTTCTAAGATCAAAATACCTGGACTTGTCGCTTCTATAAGACAGCTGAGTGTCATGACAAATGCTGGTATATCCATACATGACAGCATAAAAGAAGTAGCAAAATCAACAACAGATAAAAAACTAAAGATGATTTTTGAAGGGGCGAACAACGACTTAAATGCTGGTATGAGTCTTACTGAATCTTTAATGGCATATGAAAAAGATCTTGGAAATATAGTAATTGCTATGGTAAGGCTCGGCGAAGAAGCAGGAAATCTAGCAGAAGCACTAAAAAAACTAGCAGATATACTCCAAGAAGTCTGGAATAATCAAGTCAAATTTAAAAAAGCCATAAGATATCCTATAACTGTCGTTGTAGCCATAGCTTTAGCTTTTATAGTTTTAATGGTTTTTGTTGTACCTAAATTTAGAGATATATTCGAACAGCTAAATGCGACCTTGCCACTACCTACTAGAATACTGCTTGGCATAGAATCAGGCATAAATAACTATGGCGAGTATCTGCTTATCGGATTTATAGCTTTTGTATTTCTCATCAAAAAGATTTACCAAAAAAACGATACATTTAAAAGCATAGTCGATAGATATGTATTAAAAATTTATCTAATCGGCGGGATAATATTTTACTCGACTATGAGTAGATTTAGTCTAGTTTTTGCTGAGCTTATCAAGGCTGGTATACCTATAGCAGAGGCTTTGGATACTGCTTGTATGACTATACAAAACTCATATATGAAAAACAAAATGCTAAGCGTAAAGCAAAACGTGCAAAGAGGTAACTCTCTAAATGATTCTTTTAAGGATACTGGACTTTATGAGAGTATGCTTATACAGATGATTAGTGCTGGTGAAAAAAGCGGTAGCCTTGATTCAATGCTAGAAAAAGTCACCGACTACTACAAAGAAAAATTTGATAATATCATAGATAATATAGCCAGTTATATTGAGCCTATTTTGCTTGTATTTATCGCAGCTATGGTTATTTTGCTTGGTCTTGGTATATTTATGCCGATGTGGGATATGGCAAACGCGGTAAGATAG
- a CDS encoding GatB/YqeY domain-containing protein, with protein MSVKEQILNDIKEAMKSKDNFKRDTLRLINSVFKQIEVDERVELSDERVFAILQTEIKRRNESATQYKAGAREDLADKELNEIAIISLYLPKQLSDEELEAKMKELIASIGANDIKDLGKLMKVAKDEFGASCDGKRMSECAKKMLSK; from the coding sequence ATGAGCGTAAAAGAGCAAATTTTAAACGACATAAAAGAGGCAATGAAGTCAAAAGATAACTTCAAAAGAGATACTCTAAGGCTGATAAACTCAGTATTTAAACAAATCGAAGTAGATGAAAGAGTGGAGCTTAGCGATGAGAGAGTCTTTGCTATCTTGCAAACTGAGATAAAACGTAGAAACGAATCAGCCACTCAGTACAAGGCTGGTGCTAGAGAAGACCTGGCAGATAAAGAGCTAAATGAGATAGCAATAATCTCTTTATATTTGCCAAAACAACTCAGCGACGAAGAGCTAGAAGCTAAGATGAAAGAGCTTATAGCTAGCATTGGGGCAAATGATATAAAAGATCTTGGAAAGCTAATGAAAGTGGCAAAAGATGAGTTTGGCGCGAGCTGCGATGGCAAAAGAATGAGTGAGTGCGCTAAAAAAATGCTAAGCAAATAA
- a CDS encoding Ppx/GppA phosphatase family protein codes for MIICIDLGSNTLRACLMNESLEVIKSYEKIVGSARNLSPKGLADDAMERIKSGLKEIKNEFDFGKFRHKAVATEAFRLASNAKAFFDDILVEFGIKFTIISGQLEARLTKLGVQNRADKLGIDITNALLIDLGGASTEIGFKDEFKSFRFGIVKFCEECLGEDLSSFKNYDDFENMAIKKTKEAREFISKFKFNTILLTSGVPTSVAALKLGLTYSSYDAKLVNGLVINEADMDATIELIKTNPNIDELTGDSRAGLVLGGIWLLKSMLDSSKPWIVIDDGLREGIAVGAKINLI; via the coding sequence ATGATTATATGTATAGACCTTGGATCAAATACCTTGCGAGCTTGTTTGATGAATGAGAGCTTAGAAGTCATCAAAAGCTATGAAAAAATAGTCGGCTCAGCAAGAAATCTAAGCCCAAAAGGGCTTGCTGATGACGCGATGGAACGCATAAAATCAGGCTTAAAAGAGATAAAAAATGAGTTTGATTTTGGTAAATTTAGGCACAAAGCAGTGGCGACTGAGGCTTTTAGGCTTGCGAGCAATGCCAAGGCGTTTTTTGATGATATTTTGGTGGAGTTTGGTATTAAATTTACTATCATAAGTGGGCAATTGGAAGCTAGACTTACCAAACTTGGAGTGCAAAATAGGGCAGACAAACTTGGCATTGACATCACAAATGCTTTGTTAATTGATCTTGGTGGGGCAAGTACTGAGATTGGCTTTAAAGATGAGTTTAAGAGTTTTAGATTTGGTATAGTGAAATTTTGCGAAGAGTGCTTGGGTGAGGATTTAAGTAGTTTTAAAAACTATGATGATTTTGAAAATATGGCTATAAAAAAGACCAAAGAAGCTAGAGAATTTATATCTAAATTTAAATTCAACACCATTTTGCTAACTTCTGGAGTGCCTACAAGCGTGGCAGCGTTGAAGCTTGGGCTGACATATAGCTCTTATGACGCAAAGTTAGTCAATGGTCTAGTCATAAATGAAGCCGATATGGACGCCACAATAGAGCTTATAAAAACAAATCCAAATATCGATGAGCTAACAGGAGATAGTAGAGCTGGACTCGTGCTTGGTGGGATTTGGCTACTAAAATCCATGCTTGATAGCTCAAAACCATGGATCGTCATAGATGATGGGCTAAGAGAAGGCATCGCAGTAGGTGCGAAAATAAATCTAATCTAA
- a CDS encoding tRNA nucleotidyltransferase/poly(A) polymerase family protein, protein MQISNTALAISQNKEFISLRKLLKQHTKRAYFVGGYVRDTLQSLQSCDFDIEIYDISPEKFDTLMQSIGAKGVGKSYFVYKFGNFDLSLPRTESKNGIGHKAFNVEYCNDELLASKRRDFTINSMMINIFSGEVLDFWGGRADLKNRILRIVDEKSFSEDSLRVLRAVQFVARFGLKVDPKSLEIMQNIDINDLSKERIRLELEKLFAAKNQDLGINLLSDLGLDIKLFGAKFEPKFARLVKEHFKITKDNRTFLYDLINLYNLKNLPEIFSLSKEYKSVLNEPFFTKISKFDMLKVALNLPLCKWLGLNTKNRINLAKRLGFYETKFEPNVDIKSILSAGFSGENIKKEISRRQNLAIKNYLKDLK, encoded by the coding sequence TTGCAAATATCGAACACCGCCTTAGCAATATCTCAAAATAAAGAGTTTATAAGCTTACGCAAACTTCTCAAACAACACACAAAACGTGCATATTTTGTCGGTGGATATGTCAGAGATACATTGCAAAGTTTGCAAAGTTGTGACTTTGATATAGAAATTTACGATATTAGTCCTGAGAAGTTTGATACTTTGATGCAAAGTATTGGAGCTAAAGGTGTTGGTAAAAGCTATTTTGTCTATAAATTTGGCAATTTTGATCTAAGCTTGCCTAGAACTGAGAGCAAAAACGGTATCGGACACAAGGCGTTTAACGTCGAGTATTGCAATGATGAGCTTTTGGCTAGTAAAAGGCGTGATTTTACTATAAACTCAATGATGATAAATATTTTCAGTGGTGAAGTGCTTGATTTTTGGGGTGGAAGAGCTGATCTGAAAAATAGGATTTTAAGAATTGTTGATGAAAAAAGCTTCAGCGAGGATAGTCTTAGAGTTTTAAGAGCGGTTCAATTCGTGGCTAGATTTGGCTTAAAGGTCGATCCAAAAAGCTTAGAAATAATGCAAAATATTGATATAAATGACCTTAGCAAAGAGCGAATTAGGCTTGAGCTTGAAAAGCTTTTTGCGGCAAAAAATCAAGATCTTGGTATAAATTTGCTTAGTGATTTGGGGCTTGATATCAAGCTTTTTGGGGCTAAATTTGAGCCAAAATTTGCTAGGCTTGTCAAAGAACATTTTAAAATAACAAAAGATAATAGAACGTTTTTGTATGATTTAATAAATTTATATAATTTAAAAAATTTGCCCGAGATTTTCTCGCTTAGTAAAGAGTATAAAAGTGTGTTAAATGAACCATTTTTTACTAAAATTAGTAAGTTCGATATGCTAAAAGTAGCCCTAAATTTACCACTTTGCAAATGGCTTGGACTAAATACAAAAAATAGGATCAATCTAGCTAAACGACTTGGCTTTTATGAGACTAAATTTGAACCAAATGTCGATATAAAGAGTATTTTATCGGCTGGATTTAGTGGGGAAAATATCAAAAAAGAGATTTCGCGTAGGCAAAATTTAGCTATAAAAAATTATCTAAAAGATTTAAAATGA
- a CDS encoding CiaD-like domain-containing protein gives MKLEDIAKITIDEVAAELEKIQKLEEMQRADETPKTDDIIVIEETNANEPKPNLDLKDEQIFLQNLKDRISVLFEGLNNTKQDNIALRLELTTKFLEFLLANIEHRLSNISK, from the coding sequence ATGAAACTTGAAGATATAGCAAAAATTACTATAGACGAAGTCGCAGCCGAGCTAGAAAAGATACAAAAATTAGAAGAGATGCAAAGAGCTGATGAAACACCTAAAACTGATGATATCATCGTCATAGAAGAAACAAATGCTAATGAGCCAAAGCCAAATTTAGACTTAAAAGATGAGCAAATTTTCTTACAAAATCTAAAAGATAGAATCTCAGTTTTGTTTGAAGGGCTAAATAATACCAAACAAGACAACATAGCTCTTAGGCTAGAACTCACCACTAAATTCTTAGAGTTTTTACTTGCAAATATCGAACACCGCCTTAGCAATATCTCAAAATAA
- a CDS encoding tetratricopeptide repeat protein, whose protein sequence is MKNTVTEALIYENQGLRDDALEIYKNILKADPTNSEAQSAIRRLSGLRIKNISVNEQMLEFFLNLKNEDEIREFKRWLIKI, encoded by the coding sequence ATGAAAAATACGGTAACCGAAGCACTAATCTATGAAAATCAAGGGCTAAGAGATGATGCCCTTGAAATATACAAAAACATACTCAAAGCCGATCCTACAAACAGTGAAGCGCAGTCGGCAATCCGCCGTCTAAGTGGGCTTAGGATAAAAAATATAAGTGTAAATGAGCAGATGCTTGAGTTTTTTTTAAATTTAAAAAATGAAGATGAGATAAGAGAGTTTAAAAGGTGGTTAATCAAAATATGA
- the leuB gene encoding 3-isopropylmalate dehydrogenase: MKRYNICVIKGDGIGPEIADEAIKVLDSVSDKFGFELNYEYFLMGGAAIDVFGVPLPDETLEAALKSDAVLFGAIGGEKWDNLPRNLRPESGLLKIRKSLEAYANLRPALIFDELVNASTLKPEILQDVDLLVVRELTGGLYFGEPRVKEQNRAYNTMVYTTDEIRRIAKIAFEAAMKRNKKVCMVDKANVLETSQLWREVTTEVAKDYPEVSLEFMYVDNAAMQLVRNPAQFDVILTENLFGDILSDEASMICGSIGLLPSASMGGKVGIYEPIHGSAPDIAGQGIANPIAMILSAAMMLRYALNENKAAEAIEKAVKAVLKDGYRTKDIAKFGAVEICTTSEIGSIISDYVKKI; the protein is encoded by the coding sequence ATGAAAAGATATAATATTTGTGTGATAAAAGGCGATGGAATAGGCCCTGAAATAGCTGATGAGGCGATAAAAGTACTTGATAGTGTGAGTGATAAATTTGGTTTTGAGCTAAATTATGAGTATTTTTTGATGGGCGGGGCTGCTATAGATGTATTTGGCGTACCGCTTCCTGATGAGACTCTTGAAGCTGCTTTGAAAAGCGATGCTGTGCTTTTTGGTGCGATTGGTGGAGAAAAATGGGATAATTTGCCAAGAAACTTACGCCCAGAAAGCGGACTTTTAAAAATCAGAAAATCTCTTGAAGCATACGCAAATTTGCGTCCAGCTTTGATATTTGATGAGCTAGTAAACGCTTCAACTCTAAAGCCTGAAATCTTGCAAGACGTCGATTTGCTCGTTGTCCGTGAGCTTACTGGTGGGCTTTATTTTGGTGAGCCAAGAGTTAAAGAGCAAAACAGAGCTTACAATACAATGGTTTATACAACTGATGAGATAAGAAGAATAGCAAAAATCGCCTTTGAAGCGGCGATGAAGAGAAACAAAAAAGTCTGTATGGTGGATAAAGCAAATGTGCTTGAAACTAGCCAGCTTTGGAGAGAAGTCACCACTGAAGTCGCAAAAGACTATCCAGAAGTGAGCCTTGAGTTTATGTATGTCGATAATGCAGCTATGCAGCTTGTCAGAAATCCAGCTCAGTTTGATGTCATTTTGACTGAGAATTTATTTGGCGATATTTTGAGCGATGAAGCAAGTATGATATGTGGATCTATTGGTCTTTTACCAAGTGCTTCAATGGGTGGCAAAGTCGGTATCTATGAGCCAATTCACGGAAGCGCTCCAGATATCGCAGGACAGGGCATTGCAAATCCTATAGCTATGATACTTTCAGCAGCTATGATGCTAAGATACGCGCTAAACGAAAACAAAGCCGCTGAAGCTATAGAAAAAGCTGTAAAAGCGGTCTTAAAAGATGGCTATAGAACAAAAGATATAGCTAAATTTGGAGCTGTTGAGATCTGCACTACGAGTGAAATCGGATCTATCATCAGCGACTATGTAAAGAAAATATGA
- a CDS encoding 3-isopropylmalate dehydratase small subunit, with amino-acid sequence MSKVWKFKDNIDTDIIIAARYLNTSDPDILAKHIMEDADKDFYSKISKGDIIVAGENFGCGSSREHAPLALKAAGISVVIAKSFARIFYRNSFNTGLLILECTQTDDINEGDELEVNFGGGIIKNLTQNCEYKFEPIPEFMQELVKAGGLINYAKKSL; translated from the coding sequence ATGTCAAAAGTATGGAAATTTAAAGACAATATTGATACTGATATAATCATAGCTGCAAGGTATTTAAACACAAGCGATCCAGATATTTTAGCCAAACATATCATGGAAGATGCTGACAAGGATTTTTATTCTAAAATTTCAAAAGGTGACATTATTGTTGCTGGAGAAAATTTTGGCTGTGGAAGTAGTAGAGAGCATGCTCCATTAGCTTTAAAAGCTGCGGGAATTAGCGTAGTAATAGCAAAATCTTTTGCAAGAATTTTTTATCGCAATAGCTTTAATACTGGGCTTTTGATACTAGAATGCACTCAAACTGATGATATAAATGAAGGCGACGAGCTTGAGGTAAATTTCGGTGGTGGAATCATCAAAAATTTAACCCAAAATTGTGAGTATAAATTTGAGCCAATCCCTGAGTTTATGCAAGAATTAGTCAAAGCTGGCGGGCTTATTAATTACGCTAAAAAAAGTTTATAA
- a CDS encoding LysE family translocator: protein MDWLLFIGFFWAASLMPGLNMTLALSLGMSVGYKKTLYMMFGATLSLGIVAFVCAFSAGALLLKFPLFFQIFTLICAFYLLYLSYKMFKGSKFSLENKATDISPKALFWQGFMSSISNPKAWALFVALMPPFLDKADPFGSRLYMMIAVLMVIEMIDFHIYALGGMSFKKILPTKAYLLEKISATLIGAIAIIMIVEII from the coding sequence ATGGACTGGCTTTTATTTATAGGGTTTTTTTGGGCTGCATCTTTGATGCCTGGACTTAATATGACTTTAGCTCTTAGTCTTGGTATGAGTGTGGGATATAAAAAGACCTTGTATATGATGTTTGGAGCTACTTTAAGTCTTGGGATAGTGGCTTTTGTCTGTGCTTTTAGTGCTGGAGCTTTGCTGCTTAAATTTCCACTGTTTTTTCAAATATTTACGTTAATTTGTGCTTTTTATCTGCTGTATTTGAGCTATAAAATGTTTAAAGGCTCTAAATTTAGCTTAGAAAACAAAGCAACTGATATAAGCCCAAAAGCGCTATTTTGGCAAGGATTTATGAGCTCGATCTCAAATCCAAAAGCTTGGGCTTTATTTGTAGCTTTGATGCCGCCATTTTTGGACAAAGCCGATCCATTTGGCTCAAGACTTTATATGATGATAGCCGTTTTAATGGTGATTGAGATGATCGATTTTCATATTTACGCGCTTGGCGGAATGAGTTTTAAAAAAATATTGCCTACAAAAGCGTATTTGCTGGAAAAAATAAGCGCGACTTTAATCGGAGCGATTGCTATTATTATGATTGTAGAGATAATTTAA
- a CDS encoding LysE family translocator, whose product MDWMLFTTSFFLAALSPGLNMIMALTVGLSAGYKKAFLFILTSTVSLAAIVFLSGVGIGFLITKFPIFFTILKIFGAFYLFFIAYKMFTTTKLQTTNIDASLLSTKAIVFQGFVSAFGDPIIWGFMISLLPKFMDINDPFNGTFAAFIIIIACIEFVATNIYAIGGSGVKRFFSANFKIINKISATMFGLLGVWMLFEVIK is encoded by the coding sequence ATGGATTGGATGCTTTTTACTACTAGTTTTTTCTTGGCAGCTCTTAGCCCTGGATTAAATATGATAATGGCACTTACTGTTGGGCTTAGCGCTGGATACAAAAAAGCGTTTTTGTTTATTTTGACTTCGACTGTGTCACTAGCGGCTATCGTATTTTTAAGTGGAGTAGGGATTGGATTTTTGATAACCAAATTTCCGATTTTCTTTACTATTTTAAAGATATTTGGTGCGTTTTATCTGTTTTTTATAGCTTATAAAATGTTTACAACAACAAAACTCCAAACTACAAATATCGATGCAAGTTTGCTTAGCACAAAAGCCATAGTTTTTCAAGGATTTGTAAGTGCGTTTGGCGATCCGATTATTTGGGGATTTATGATAAGCTTGCTACCTAAATTTATGGATATAAACGACCCATTTAATGGGACTTTTGCAGCATTTATCATCATCATAGCTTGTATTGAGTTTGTCGCGACAAACATCTATGCGATCGGCGGCTCTGGAGTCAAAAGATTTTTCAGTGCAAATTTCAAAATAATCAATAAAATAAGCGCTACCATGTTTGGACTTCTTGGAGTTTGGATGCTTTTTGAGGTTATAAAGTAA